The Sphingopyxis sp. BE259 nucleotide sequence CGCGATCGCCGCCAGCAAGTCGGCCGGGGTCACCAGCCCTTCGAAATGGCCATATTCGTCGTGGACGAACAGCATCGGCACGTCGGCGGCGCGCAGGGCTTCGAGCGCGTCCATCGCATCGATCTGGTCGTGGATGACCTTTGCCGCGCGCATCAGCTGCTCCAGGTCGAGCGCTTCGCCGCGAAACAGCGCCGCGGCGATGTCGCGCGCCTGCACCACGCCGACGATGTTGTCGACCGACCCGCGCGCCACCGGCAGGCGGCTGTGCGGGCTTTCGACCAGTTTGTCGCGCACCCCTTGGGCATCGAGCGCGATGTCGATCCAGTCGACATCCTTGCGCGGCGTCATCACCTCGCGCACCGGACGGTCGGCCAGGCGGACGACGCCCGAAATGATCGCGCGCTCGCTTTCTTCGATCAGCCCCGATTTGGACGCTTCGGCGACGATCAGATGCAATTCCTCGGCGGTCACCCGATCTTCCGATTCCCGGTTCAGGCCGAGAGCGCGAAACACCAGCGCCGAGCTGCGATCGAGCAGCCACACCAGCGGCGCGCCGATTTTCGACAGCCACAGCATCGGCAGCGCCATGAAGATCGCGATCGGTTCGGGCGCGCGCAGCGCGAATTGCTTGGGCACCAGCTCGCCCGCGATCAACGAGAAATAGGTGGTGACCGCGATCACCACCGCAAATCCGGCGGTCAGCGCGGTTTCGTCGTCGAGCCCGAACAGCGGCTGCAACCGGTCGCCGACCGGCCCGCCCAGACTGGCGCCCGAATAGGCACCCGCCAAGATGCCGATCAGCGTGATGCCGACCTGAACCGTCGATAGAAACCGCCCCGGATCGGCGGCGAGTTGGCGCGCGATCGCCGCGCCGCGGCTGCCGCGCTTTTCGGCGGCCTGCAAACGCGGGGCGCGGGCCGACACGATCGCCAGTTCGGACATCGCGAAAACGCCGTTGAGCAGGATCAGGACGGCGATGATCGCCACGTCGGACCAGGGAAATGGGGTCATGCGCGAATCGCGGGGTGGGCGGTCGGGCGGCGCGTCGGCGCCCCGCCCCTGTCGTCGTCGGTCATGCCGCCGCTATAGGGCAAAGGCGCGGCAATGCACAATGGCGGCTGAACACCTGCCTCAGCGATGGTTCAGCCGGATTCGGGAACCAGTTCGCCAGCCATATGTTATCGGCATGACCGGCGGTGCGCGCAGGACCAGTTGCGGCCGCCAAAAAAAGGGAGCGACCAATGAATATCAAGACCATCAAACTCGCCGCAATGGCAACCATCAGCGCCGTGGCGCTGACCGGCTGCGTCACCGATCCGGTGACCGGCGAGCGCAAGATTTCCAAAGCCGCGATCGGCGGCGTCGGCGGCGCGCTCGGCGGCTATCTGCTCGGCGATCTGATCGGCGGCAAGAACAGCCGGACCGAGGAAATCGTCGGCGCGGGCATCGGCGCGGTCGCCGGCGCCGGGGTCGGCTATTATATGGACGAGCAGGAAAAGAAGCTGCGCCAGCGCACCGCAGGCACCGGCATCGACGTCGAACGGCAGGGCGACCAGCTGGTGCTCAACATGCCCGGCGATGTCACCTTCGACTATAACAGCGCGCTGGTGAAATCGCAGTTCCGCACCGCGCTTGACAACGTCGCCTCGACGCTGGCCGAATATCCCAGCACCTATATCGACGTCTATGGCCACACCGATTCGACCGGCAGCGACAGCTATAACCAGGGTCTGTCCGAACGCCGCGCCTCGTCGGTCGCCGACTATCTCGGCGGCCGCGGCATCCAGCGGGCGCGTATGGCGACGATGGGTTATGGCGAATCGCAGCTGAAATGTTCGCCCGAACGCGGCGAGGCCGATTATCAGTGCAACCGCCGCGTCGAAATCCGCATCGCGCCGGTCACTCAGGCCGACGTCAACGCCGCCGGCTGAATTTCCTGCCCGTGGAAGAAAAAAGGGCGTCGCCAACCGGCGGCGCCCTTTTTCATGCGCCCGCGTCGTCGTAGAGCAACCCGCCGCTAACGCGTCACGTCACAAAGGTGAGCGGCGCCGACGCCCCAACCCCGCCCCCGCCAGCGCCACGGCGCGCTGCCCCTGGCACAGAAAAGGGCCGCGAATTGCTTCGCGGCCCCATCCGTTTCCGTACCTTTGATCAGCGATCAGAAGACGCGGGCATATTGTTCGTTGCCGACGAAACCGAGCTTGCCGACGCCGCTGCGCTTGATCACCGCCATCACATTGTCGACGACGATATAGCGCGAGAAGGGATCGGGCTGGACCTGCAGTTCGGGCTCGACCGGCAAAGCCTTGGTCTGTTCCAGATACTGCGCCAGCTGCGCCAGATCGACCGGCGTCCCGTTCCAGGTGATCGTCCCGGCGGGGTCGATCATCACCTTGTTCTTTTCGGGGTCGACATTGCTGGCCGCATCGGTCGGCACCGGCAGATCGATCTTCACCGCGTGGGTCTGGACCGGGATGGTGATGATGAACATGATGAGGAGCACGAGCATGACGTCGATCAACGGCGTCGTGTTCATGTCCATCATCGGTTCGTTTTCGTCCCGATCTCCAACTGCCATGGACATGCGATTATTCCTTCATTCCTAAACGTCGGGCGCCCTTACAGGCGGCCGACCGTGCCCGAGCCAGGAGCCGGTTCCGAAATGAACCCGATCTTCTGGAAGCCGGCATATTGCATCGTATAGATCACCCCGCCGATGCACTGATACGGCGTGTTGACGTCGCCGCGGATATGCACTTCGGGGAAATTTTCCTCGGTGATATTCTGCGGACCGCCGATATCTTCAAGCAGCTGCTCGAGTTTCGCCTGGCCACGTTCCAGCAATTGCTTGGAATCGACCGGCGTTTGGCCCCAATAGACTTCACACGCGGTGCTTTCGGCATTGGGTTCGCCATCGCCATCGGTATCGGCCGAGCGGATCGACAGCAGCACATTTTCAGGCTTGGTCGTCGTCACCTCGAACGCCACGCTCGGCAGCTTGAGGTTCACCGTCTCCAGCACCACGGGAACCGTGATGAGGAAGATGATGAGCAACACAAGCATGATATCCACGAGCGGAGTCGTGTTGATCTCGGACATTGGGGCCTCTTCGCCCCCCTTGTCGCCTACACTCATCGACATAGGATTTTATCCTGTCACAAAATTTCTGTCACGGACATCGGGTCGACGCGCCACCGGCGTATCGCCCTGTCCAGCGGACCCCGCCTGCCGCCACCGGGCGACAGGCAGGGATCCCTTCAGGCCGTTCAGGCCTTTTTCGGTGCCGCGACGGGGGCAGCAGCCTTGGGCGCCTGCGCCGCCGGCTTCACCTGGCCGTTCGACATGATCGAACCAAGCACGTCGTTCGAGAAGGTCGACAGACGGCGGGCGATCGCCTTGTTGCGGCTCTGCAGCCAGTTAAAGGCAAGCACCGCGGGAACCGCCACGATCAGGCCGATGGCGGTCATGATCAATGCTTCACCGACCGGACCGGCAACGGTGTCGATCGACGCCTGACCCGACGCACCGATTTTCACGAGAGCGCGAAGAATACCGATAACGGTACCGAACAGCCCGACGAACGGTGCGGTCGAACCCACGGTCGCGAGGAACGCGAGGCCGCCGTTGAGCTTCGAGTTGATGTGGTTCTGCGAACGTTCCAGCGTGCCGTGCATCCAGTCATGCGCTTCGACGGGGTCGGTCAGCTTGTTATGCTCTTCGTTGGCGCGCAGACCGTCTTCGACGACCTGGCGATAGGCGCTGTTCTTTTCCAGCTTGGCGGCGCCGTCGGCGAGCGTCGGGGCGCGCCAGAAATTGGCATCGACCGCCTTGCCCTGGCTCATCACCTTATTCTGTTCGAACAGCTTGGTGAACAGGATGTAGAGCGTGCCGATGAACATGATCAGCAGCACCAGGAAGGTGACCTGCGACACGATACCGCCTTCGCACAGCGCGGGGATCATGCCGTACGGGCTCGCGCCCTCTTCTTTGACGCACATCGCGGCGGGCATGAGGCTCAGCCCCGCTTCGTGTGCCGGTGCCGCAGCAGCGGCATTTGCGATCAGATTAAACATATTGGATATTCCCTCTCAAGAAATTCGATAAAATTCGAAGCCAGACAGCCGCGCGCCAAATCAGCGCGGAATCTGCCAACGGATACGATTGCTGTAGCTGCCACCCGTCGGGTTGCCCGCCCGGTCCTTGCCCGGATTGAACCGGCCACGACGCTGGATGAGCTTGCAGGTTTCGGCATCAAGGTCAGCATGACCGCTCGACGACGTGACATCGCACGACGTGATACGACCATCGGCCCCATAGGTGACGCGGAAACCCGTCGTGCCTTCGCGTTCTTCACGCATGGCACGCGCCGGATAGTCGTCGTTCGTCGCCCAGCGACCCGGATTGCCGCGCGGTGTACCGGCGGCACTGAGGTCAGGCGACGGCGGTGGTGCGGGCGGAGCCGGCGGCACATAAACGGGCGCAGGCGGACGCGGCGGCGCGACCGGCACCGACTGGACCGTGTTGGTCGTGACCGGCGGCGGAATCGGCGACGGCGGCGTCACCACCGGCGGCGGCGGCGGCAGCTGGTTATCCGGCGGCGGCGGCGGCGGCGGTTCTTCCGGTGGCGGCGGCTCTTCGATGTCCACCACGTCCAATTTTTCGGCGATTTTCTTGACGATGCTGATATTCAGGCCGTTGACCAGGCCGTAGCCCAGAACCGCTGTAAGCAAACCAACCAAGACAATCGCCACTACCCTGTTTTTAGGGTCGACATTATCACCATAAGCCATTCAGGGACGACGCTCCTTGCTAGATCATCCTGACACCAATTCCCTGCCGACGGGTTCGGTTGCCAAATGCCCGGATGATTTCCGATGCGTTCCACAGACCCGGCGGCGCTACGTTCGGCTTATTATGTTCTTGCCGGACGCTTCGACGCCCGTCCTATCGCGGTGGCGGCAAGTTCGCAAACCCTTTATCAGGGGTTAATGTGGCTTGTCCCATGATGGGGACTGATGCACCGCTACCGGTGTCAACAATGATGGAAAGTCAATCGACCATGCGCGTGTACCTGGCAGCAACGATCGCGGGAATTTTGGCTCTCAGCCCCGGATTCGCTGGCGTTTCCGCGATGCAACCGGCGGCAACAACGGCGGCGGCGAGCCCGTATAGCTATGCCGACATCGCCGATCTGGCGAGCGCTGCGCCGATGGCGCTCCATGCGCGTATTCACAGTAGCGTGGCGCTGAAACCCGCGCAGGCGCCGGGCGTCGCAGCGGGTCATAGCCGATTCTATGTCGAGGCTGATGTGATCAGCCTGATTCGCGGCTCGGGTCCGCTGGCATCGCGCGTTTCCTATCTCGTCGACCTGCCGCTGGACGCCAAGGGCAAACCGGCGAAGCTGAAAAAGAAACAGGCGGTCCTGCTGTTCGCCCGCCCCGTCGCGGGCGCCGCAGCGGGCAGCAGCAGCACCGGCAGCGTGCGGTTGATCGCCCCCGACGCCCAACTGCCGTGGGACGCGGCGACCGAGGCGCAATTGCGTGCGATCCTGACCGAACTGGTCAAGCCCGGGGCGCCGCCCGCGATCACCGGCATTGCCAACGGCTTCCACGTTCCCGGTACCTTGCCCGGCGAGGGCGAAACGCAATTGTTTCTCAACACGCGCACCGGCGAGCCGGTATCGCTGACTATCCTGACCGCGGCCGACGGGTCGCGGCGCTGGGCCGCCGCGTTCGGCGAAATCGTCGATGGTTCGGCGGCGGTGCCGGCGCGCGGCACCCTGGCCTGGTACCGACTCGCCTGCGGCCTGCCGCGCCAGCTGGCGCTGAACAAGCTGGCGGGGACGGCGCCCGAGGATCGCCGCAAGGCAGCGTCGGACTATGGCGTGGTGCTGGGCGCGCTCGGCGAATGCACCCGCACCCGCAAACCGCCGATGGGTTGATAAAGTTTTGCTTCAACACCCTCTAGGCGTGCCGGGGTTGTTTCCATTGCAAAAGCCGATAGGGCGCTCGCTAGGCGGGGCTTGACCCCGCGCTTTGCCCGGAGTCTCCCTATGTCGCCTGTTCCCGCCCCGACCGCGCCCCGCCCGCCGCTCCGCGTCGCGCTTGCCGGAATCGGCGTTGTTGGCGGCGGCGTCGTGCGGCTGCTGGAAACGAACCGCGACCTGATCGCCCGCCGCGCCGGGCGCGCGATCGAAATCGTCGCGGTGTCGGCGCGCGACCGGCACAAGGACCGCGGCATCGACCTGGCGCCCTATCGCTGGGAAGATGATATGGACGCGCTGGTCGCGGCGGACGATGTCGATGTTGTCGTCGAGATGATCGGCGGCGCCGACGGATCGGCGCTCACTCTGGCGCGCCACACGCTCGGCGCGGGCAAGGCGCTGGTCACCGCGAACAAGGCGATGATCGCGCATCATGGGCTGGATCTGGCGCGACTCGCCGAGGACCGCGACACCCCACTGAAATATGAGGCCGCGGTCGCGGGCGGCATCCCGGTGATCAAGGCGATCCGCGAGGGTGCGTCGGCGAACGAAATCGCGCGCGTCTATGGCATCCTCAACGGCACCTGCAATTATATCCTCACGCAAATGGAGCGTAACGGCGCGAGTTTCGCCGACGCCCTCGCCGCGGCGCAGGCCGAAGGCTATGCCGAAGCCGACCCGAGCTTCGACGTCGACGGGATCGACGCCGCGCACAAGCTGTCGATCCTGGCGGCGCTGTGTTTCGGCACCCGGCTCGACATCGCGGCGGTGGCCGCCGACGGCATCCGCGGCCTGATCGCCGCCGACATTCGCGAGGCCGAGGCACTGGGGCACCGTGTCCGCCTGATCGGCATGGCCGAGCGTAACGAAACCGGCCTGTATCAGCATGTCCAGCCGTGCCTGGTCCCCGCCGACCATCCGCTCGCCTATGTCCCCGGCGCCTTGAACGCCGTGGTCGCCGAGGGCAATTTTGTCGGGCGACTGTTCTTCGAGGGCGCGGGCGCGGGTGCGGGGCCGACGGCATCGGCGATCGTCGCCGACATCATCGACATTGCGCGCGACGAATATGGCCCTGCCTTTGCGATGCCGGTCGCCTCGCTCGACGCCGCACCGGTCGCCGACGCCGGGGCGCGGGTCGGCAAACATTATGTCCGCCTTATCGTCGAGGACCGCATCGGCGTACTTGCCGAAATCGCGGCAGCGATGCGCGATGCCGGGGTGTCGATCGAAAGTTTCATTCAACGCGGCACCGACGAGGAGGATGGCGTCGTCATCGTGCTGGTTACCCATGAAGGTCCGGCACGGGCAATCCACGCGGCGCTGGCGATGCTGGCCGGATCGGACCATATCGTCGCGGCGCCGATGCTGATGCCGATTCTGGCACTTTAAGCCCGCTTGAAATCGCCGCGCACTTTGTTACCCCGGTCACGGGAGCAGGGGGCGTCATGGACATCGAAATCAGAAGCGGGCTCGCCGAAGCGCGGGCGCTGGCCGGCGAGCATAAGGGCGCACTCGCCGCCTATGTCGCCATGGGGGTGGTGCTGCCGTTCCTGCTGTTGTCGAGCGAACCCATCTTCGATCTTCGGACCGTGATCGCGCTGCTCGCCAACCCCTATGGCTCGCACGTCAGCGGCTCGATCGCGGGGCCGCTCTATCTGCTGGGCATCGTCGCGGCGATCGTCGCGGGCGCCATGCTCGCCGCGTGGAACGCGCTGCTTGCCGAGATGCGCGAAGGCTATGTGTCGGAGATCATGTACGGGATGGTTGCGGGCGCCGCCTTTCTGATCGCCAATATCCTCGTCTATGTCGGGACAGGTCTGCTGGTCGTGCTGCCGATCATCACGACGATCGGCATCTATGAATGGAACGCGCTCGCGGGCGGGTGGATCAGCGAAGCCTATCGCCTGCTGCTGTCCTTGCTCGGAACCTGGATCGGCGCCCGGCTGTGCCTGACCGGTGCGATCATGGGCGCGTCGTCCAGGCTCGAACCCGTGTCGGCCTTTGCCGAATCCTGGCGGCTGACGCGCGAAGCGCAGTGGCGGCTGTTCGGCTTTTATTTCCTCGTCGGCCTGCTCGTCGCCGCGGCGTTCGGCGGGCTGGTCCTGCTGCACGGCGCGGTCATCTGGAACAACGCCCATGTGCCGGGCACCGTGCTGGAAACGGCGATGAGCTTTGGCTGGGTGCTGTTGTTCGCTGTCTATTTCCTGGCGCAAATCTTGTTCGCCGCAGGGTTCTTGCGCGCCGCCCGGCCCGGCGCCGCGCCGGCCGAAGTGTTCGCTTGAAATCACCTGGCCTTGTAGGTCGGATCAATCATCACCGTAGCCCTGAGCCGGTCGAAGGGCGCCTCACTGCGATAGGCGCCCTTCGACAGGCTCAGGGCTACGGTTCAATCTTTATTGAATAGGCTTCAGGGGTCCGGCTCGGGCGGCGGCGGCGTTCCGGTTTCGGGGTCGGTCGCGCGCTTCGCCATCTCGTAAAGCGCATTATATTCGGGGCCAGGGGCATAACGCCCACCCATCGACATCCAGTTATAGGGCAGCTTGTCGAGGCTCATCGCCTTTGCCTCGGCGCGCGGCAGTTTGGGCGGGGCGTCGCGGCCCACGCCCGCGATCGCGCGCAATTCGGGGGTCAGCCGGTGCAACTGGGTGTCGGTGCCGCACACATTGATCGACCCGTCGTCGGCGGGTTTGCAGCGGCGGATCGGATCGACCAGCTCTTTGGCGTTGGCAGCTGCGGTTTCGGCATCGCGGGGCGGAGGCGGTGCTGGCGGGCCCTGGACCTGTGCGGCGGCTGTCACGGGCAGGACGCACAATAGCGCGACGGCAGCTCCGAATCGGGCGAAGCATCCTCGACAAGCAGTGCGACCGGCCATATGGCGCGCACCATGCCAACATGGCACAGCAAGTAAAGGCGGAGAGTGACCCATGACGAATAGCGGCAGCAACCTTGACCGGGTGCTCGTGCTCGAAATGGTGCGCGTCACCGAAGCCGCGGCGATCGCCGCTGCCAAGCTGATCGGTCGCGGCGACGAAAAGGCTGCCGATGCCGCCGCGGTCGAAGCGATGCGGACCGCGTTCAACACGCTGTATATGGACGGCACCATCGTTATCGGTGAAGGCGAACGCGACGAAGCGCCGATGCTGTATATCGGCGAAAAGGTCGGCAATGCGCCCGGCAAAGGCCCGAAAATCGACATCGCGGTCGATCCGCTGGAAGGCACGACGATCACCGCCAAGGCCGGTCCCAACGCGCTCGCGGTATTGGCGATCGCCGAAGAAGGCTGCCTGCTCAACGCCCCCGACGTCTATATGGACAAACTGGCGGTCGGCCCGGGCTATTCGCCGGGCATCGTCAATTTCGACAACAGCATCCGCCAGAATGTCGAAGCCGTTGCCAGGGAAAAGGGCTGCACCGCCGCCGAGGTGATGGTGTGCGTGCTCGACCGCCCGCGCCACGAGGCGATGATCGCCGAGCTGCGCGCGCTGGGCTGCGGCGTCGCGCTGATCCCCGATGGTGACGTCGCTGGGGTGATCGCGACGACCAATCCCGACACCAATATCGACATCTATATGGGCAGCGGCGGTGCCCCGGAAGGCGTGCTGGCAGCGGCGGCGCTGCGCTGCGTCGGCGGCCAGTTCAAGGGCCGGTTGCTGTTCCGCAACGACGACGAGCGTCGGCGCGCCGCCAAATGGGGGGTCGAGGATCTCGACCGCGTCTACGACCTGGAAGACCTCGCCAAGGGCGACGTCATTTTCGCCGCTACCGGGGTCACCGACGGGTCGCTGCTGCGCGGCGTCAAGCACCGCCGCGACGGCGTGATGACCACCGAGACGGTGGTGATGCGCGCGTCGTCAGGCACGGTGCGCTGGGTGCGCGGCGAACACCGCGCGGGATGAGCTAGTTCGCCGCCGGGAAGTCGGCGGTCGCGACGCCCGTATCGTCATAGACCGGCGCTTCCCGCGCAACCGCGAATTTGCGGCTGACCGCATGGGTTAGCCCGAAGCCCGAGATATGCGCCAGCATACCGCGATATTGCGGCCCGGCGAGGTGACTGGCCAACGCCGCGGCGTTTTCCCATTCTTCGAACACATGCACGCGCGCTGGATCGTGCGGATCGGCGGTCCAGAAATAACCGAGGCAGCCGGGCTGCGCCTGCGCGCCTGCGATCCATTGGCGCGCGCCCTCCAGCGCCGCGGCCCGCCGCGCCGGATCAAGATCGACCTTGGCCTCGATGACGATCTTCATGCCGCGTCCTCCTGGCGATGCAGCGCGCGAAAGCGCCGGCTGACGAAATACCAGCGTCCGTCGATCCTGGCGCATTGGTCGTCATATTCGCCCAGATCGCGATGGATCACCCCGCCCCGTCGATAGGTTTCGGCGGTGTAGGACCGCATCGTCGCGCCATCGCCGTCGATCCTCATCGCGCCGGGCCACGCCTGAAAAACCAGACCGGGAAAGCCCTGCATTGCCGCTGTCCAGGTGTCGACCACCGCCGCCTTGCCCGAAAACGCGCCGAAACCGGGAAGCTCCCATTGGCAGTCGTCGGCCCATGTCGCGGCCCAAGCGGCGGCGTCATGGCGGCATACCGCATCGGCATAGCTGTCGAGCAGATCGCGCAATGCGATGCGATCTTCCAGCGGCCCCGAAAAGCCCATCCGTCCCTCCATTTTCCGATCTGCTGGCAAAGCCGATGCTTCACGCCCGACGGACTATGCCGCGCGCTGCGGCGCAACGGGACTAATCATTGCGCTAAGCGCGCGGATCAAAAGATTCCGGCCACCAGTCCCTCGGCCAGCGCTGCCCCCAGATCGCGCGCTTCAGCCAGCCGGTCCGTGGCGATCGTCTTGGGCGCGAGGATCGCTTCGGGTGTCTGCGCCGCGGTGTTGACGATCACCCCTTCGGCCACGCGCTTCAACCGCCACCCCGTCGCGATACGGTCGAGTTGGCGCTGGGCGTTCTCGCCGTCCGATCCGGCGCAGATGATCGTCGCATAGGGGCGCCCCTCCAACTGGCCGAGGCACGGGTAATAGCAGCGGT carries:
- a CDS encoding hemolysin family protein, coding for MTPFPWSDVAIIAVLILLNGVFAMSELAIVSARAPRLQAAEKRGSRGAAIARQLAADPGRFLSTVQVGITLIGILAGAYSGASLGGPVGDRLQPLFGLDDETALTAGFAVVIAVTTYFSLIAGELVPKQFALRAPEPIAIFMALPMLWLSKIGAPLVWLLDRSSALVFRALGLNRESEDRVTAEELHLIVAEASKSGLIEESERAIISGVVRLADRPVREVMTPRKDVDWIDIALDAQGVRDKLVESPHSRLPVARGSVDNIVGVVQARDIAAALFRGEALDLEQLMRAAKVIHDQIDAMDALEALRAADVPMLFVHDEYGHFEGLVTPADLLAAIAGEFASDQDIGSEPFVVERDDGSLLIAGSMPADQMAERLGIELAEDRDYATAAGHALAILKRLPKEGESFTDKGWRFEIVDMDGRKIDKLLVSEIRKPQNDSDDG
- a CDS encoding OmpA family protein, with protein sequence MNIKTIKLAAMATISAVALTGCVTDPVTGERKISKAAIGGVGGALGGYLLGDLIGGKNSRTEEIVGAGIGAVAGAGVGYYMDEQEKKLRQRTAGTGIDVERQGDQLVLNMPGDVTFDYNSALVKSQFRTALDNVASTLAEYPSTYIDVYGHTDSTGSDSYNQGLSERRASSVADYLGGRGIQRARMATMGYGESQLKCSPERGEADYQCNRRVEIRIAPVTQADVNAAG
- a CDS encoding biopolymer transporter ExbD — its product is MSMAVGDRDENEPMMDMNTTPLIDVMLVLLIMFIITIPVQTHAVKIDLPVPTDAASNVDPEKNKVMIDPAGTITWNGTPVDLAQLAQYLEQTKALPVEPELQVQPDPFSRYIVVDNVMAVIKRSGVGKLGFVGNEQYARVF
- a CDS encoding biopolymer transporter ExbD, encoding MSMSVGDKGGEEAPMSEINTTPLVDIMLVLLIIFLITVPVVLETVNLKLPSVAFEVTTTKPENVLLSIRSADTDGDGEPNAESTACEVYWGQTPVDSKQLLERGQAKLEQLLEDIGGPQNITEENFPEVHIRGDVNTPYQCIGGVIYTMQYAGFQKIGFISEPAPGSGTVGRL
- a CDS encoding MotA/TolQ/ExbB proton channel family protein; amino-acid sequence: MFNLIANAAAAAPAHEAGLSLMPAAMCVKEEGASPYGMIPALCEGGIVSQVTFLVLLIMFIGTLYILFTKLFEQNKVMSQGKAVDANFWRAPTLADGAAKLEKNSAYRQVVEDGLRANEEHNKLTDPVEAHDWMHGTLERSQNHINSKLNGGLAFLATVGSTAPFVGLFGTVIGILRALVKIGASGQASIDTVAGPVGEALIMTAIGLIVAVPAVLAFNWLQSRNKAIARRLSTFSNDVLGSIMSNGQVKPAAQAPKAAAPVAAPKKA
- a CDS encoding energy transducer TonB is translated as MAYGDNVDPKNRVVAIVLVGLLTAVLGYGLVNGLNISIVKKIAEKLDVVDIEEPPPPEEPPPPPPPDNQLPPPPPVVTPPSPIPPPVTTNTVQSVPVAPPRPPAPVYVPPAPPAPPPSPDLSAAGTPRGNPGRWATNDDYPARAMREEREGTTGFRVTYGADGRITSCDVTSSSGHADLDAETCKLIQRRGRFNPGKDRAGNPTGGSYSNRIRWQIPR
- a CDS encoding homoserine dehydrogenase; protein product: MSPVPAPTAPRPPLRVALAGIGVVGGGVVRLLETNRDLIARRAGRAIEIVAVSARDRHKDRGIDLAPYRWEDDMDALVAADDVDVVVEMIGGADGSALTLARHTLGAGKALVTANKAMIAHHGLDLARLAEDRDTPLKYEAAVAGGIPVIKAIREGASANEIARVYGILNGTCNYILTQMERNGASFADALAAAQAEGYAEADPSFDVDGIDAAHKLSILAALCFGTRLDIAAVAADGIRGLIAADIREAEALGHRVRLIGMAERNETGLYQHVQPCLVPADHPLAYVPGALNAVVAEGNFVGRLFFEGAGAGAGPTASAIVADIIDIARDEYGPAFAMPVASLDAAPVADAGARVGKHYVRLIVEDRIGVLAEIAAAMRDAGVSIESFIQRGTDEEDGVVIVLVTHEGPARAIHAALAMLAGSDHIVAAPMLMPILAL
- the glpX gene encoding class II fructose-bisphosphatase, whose product is MTNSGSNLDRVLVLEMVRVTEAAAIAAAKLIGRGDEKAADAAAVEAMRTAFNTLYMDGTIVIGEGERDEAPMLYIGEKVGNAPGKGPKIDIAVDPLEGTTITAKAGPNALAVLAIAEEGCLLNAPDVYMDKLAVGPGYSPGIVNFDNSIRQNVEAVAREKGCTAAEVMVCVLDRPRHEAMIAELRALGCGVALIPDGDVAGVIATTNPDTNIDIYMGSGGAPEGVLAAAALRCVGGQFKGRLLFRNDDERRRAAKWGVEDLDRVYDLEDLAKGDVIFAATGVTDGSLLRGVKHRRDGVMTTETVVMRASSGTVRWVRGEHRAG
- a CDS encoding putative quinol monooxygenase is translated as MKIVIEAKVDLDPARRAAALEGARQWIAGAQAQPGCLGYFWTADPHDPARVHVFEEWENAAALASHLAGPQYRGMLAHISGFGLTHAVSRKFAVAREAPVYDDTGVATADFPAAN
- a CDS encoding nuclear transport factor 2 family protein encodes the protein MEGRMGFSGPLEDRIALRDLLDSYADAVCRHDAAAWAATWADDCQWELPGFGAFSGKAAVVDTWTAAMQGFPGLVFQAWPGAMRIDGDGATMRSYTAETYRRGGVIHRDLGEYDDQCARIDGRWYFVSRRFRALHRQEDAA
- a CDS encoding NAD(P)H-dependent oxidoreductase, with translation MTDAPALLIVWHSRTGGSEALARAAVTGAGKAARLVRAEDVTPDRLRAASGYLFVGPENLAALSGAMKEMFDRCYYPCLGQLEGRPYATIICAGSDGENAQRQLDRIATGWRLKRVAEGVIVNTAAQTPEAILAPKTIATDRLAEARDLGAALAEGLVAGIF